Proteins encoded by one window of Fibrobacter sp.:
- a CDS encoding VanZ family protein, with amino-acid sequence MRSRILSQRSIKLTWLILLFLLSLTCVLSAGLWPFNFFPVNSAIWNESDNSLSFRKPSIAYIPVLPSNLDTQNGFTIELKIKPLHRYLRTFPRILSIGTISEELLAVGQWKSGIVFRAFDSCTGGYNEIGYRGAFSEKRPVHITLSTGPEGTVIFLDGKAVRKEKRPLLSSNSILNGTVVLANDLSGDHPWSGEFYYLSISSGHYTGRNLSDRKPGGDNLIRIDFTRRDESLTPSNITELIVPQRFSPPHRKVLTPFWVDFRLNRRYFADLILNILGFIPSGLLLGLIFLHSGLKPWKTLIFTFFILFSVSLCIELSQVTLPTRTSQLSDLILNTTGGLSGGLLSLWFDKRMNISEYK; translated from the coding sequence ATGAGAAGCAGGATATTGTCACAGAGATCGATTAAACTCACCTGGTTGATTCTTCTGTTTCTGCTCTCCCTGACATGTGTTTTATCTGCCGGACTGTGGCCCTTTAACTTTTTTCCGGTAAACAGCGCAATTTGGAATGAGAGTGATAATTCTCTTTCTTTCAGAAAGCCATCTATTGCATATATCCCAGTACTTCCCTCAAACCTTGACACCCAAAACGGATTCACCATAGAATTAAAAATCAAGCCACTCCACAGGTATCTGCGCACTTTTCCCAGAATTCTCTCCATAGGGACAATCTCTGAAGAGTTGCTCGCTGTCGGGCAGTGGAAATCCGGTATTGTTTTCAGGGCTTTTGACAGTTGCACTGGCGGATACAACGAGATAGGTTACAGGGGAGCGTTTTCAGAGAAGCGGCCTGTACATATTACACTCAGTACCGGTCCTGAGGGTACGGTGATATTCCTTGATGGCAAGGCTGTCAGGAAGGAAAAAAGGCCTCTGTTAAGCAGTAATTCCATTTTGAACGGAACGGTTGTTCTTGCCAATGATTTATCAGGCGACCATCCCTGGAGCGGCGAGTTCTATTATCTGTCTATATCTTCCGGACATTACACTGGTAGAAATTTGTCCGATAGAAAACCAGGTGGAGATAACCTTATCAGAATCGATTTCACCAGAAGAGATGAGTCTTTAACCCCGTCAAATATCACTGAACTTATAGTACCTCAGAGGTTTTCTCCTCCGCATAGAAAAGTTCTTACCCCTTTCTGGGTCGATTTCAGATTGAACAGGCGCTACTTTGCTGATCTGATCCTGAATATTCTGGGATTTATCCCCTCGGGACTTCTTCTTGGGCTCATCTTTCTCCACAGCGGACTCAAACCATGGAAAACTCTGATCTTTACGTTTTTTATCCTGTTCTCAGTTAGCCTCTGCATAGAGCTTTCCCAGGTCACACTTCCCACACGTACATCACAGCTTTCCGACCTGATACTGAACACAACCGGAGGACTGTCAGGAGGTCTTCTTTCACTATGGTTTGACAAGAGAATGAATATATCTGAATACAAGTGA
- a CDS encoding acyltransferase translates to MINRITQSLLRRLAYSVPGGYRLRPFLHRLRGVKIGKNVWISQYVYIDEIHPEAISIGDNTTIGIGTSIIAHFYWGPRKKDFKSKVVIGNNVFIGPHCVILPEVEIGDGAVIQAGTTVSRSVPPATLWGTSKARPLGRVTVPLTHHTSASDFVKGLRPL, encoded by the coding sequence ATGATTAACAGGATCACCCAGAGCTTGTTAAGAAGGCTGGCATACTCAGTTCCCGGCGGATACAGACTCAGGCCCTTTCTTCACAGGCTCCGGGGGGTAAAGATAGGGAAAAATGTGTGGATAAGTCAATATGTTTACATCGATGAGATTCATCCTGAGGCGATAAGTATCGGTGATAACACCACAATAGGTATTGGGACCTCCATAATTGCCCATTTCTACTGGGGCCCCAGGAAAAAAGATTTCAAATCAAAAGTAGTTATCGGCAATAATGTTTTTATTGGGCCTCACTGCGTTATTCTTCCTGAGGTTGAGATCGGAGATGGTGCGGTTATACAGGCCGGCACAACCGTTTCCCGCAGTGTTCCTCCGGCAACTCTCTGGGGGACATCAAAAGCCAGACCTCTGGGACGGGTTACTGTCCCCCTTACGCATCATACTTCCGCAAGCGATTTTGTCAAGGGGTTACGTCCGCTGTGA